A genomic stretch from Chitinophagaceae bacterium includes:
- a CDS encoding DUF1015 domain-containing protein, with the protein MSTIVPFKALRPQAQFAKQVAARPYDVLNSKEAKEEAQGNPYSFLHITKPEIDLADDVNPYADQVYLKAKENLLAFIQRDVLFRENKSCYYIYQLIMDGRSQTGLVCGSTVEDYNNDVIKKHEFTRPEKENDRINHIKISGAQTGNVFLAYRDVAEMNELIAKWKADKSPICNFTADDGIQHTIWIVNDTATIKTISTIFETQVPHTYIADGHHRAASAAKVHAALGEKATEESTYFLTTLFPANELKILDYNRLVKDLNGLTLDELIEKLSADFDCRLIGKDPFKPDQLHVFGMYAEGNWYQLTAKEGTYSKDPIGVLDVTILANNLLDKHLGIKDQRTDKRIDFVGGIRGLGELQKRVDSGEMKIAFSLYPVTMDQLFDIADSGNVMPPKSTWFEPKLRDGLLTHLIYQES; encoded by the coding sequence ATGTCTACAATAGTTCCTTTCAAGGCTCTGCGCCCGCAGGCTCAGTTTGCAAAACAGGTCGCAGCACGCCCTTACGATGTATTAAACAGCAAAGAGGCAAAAGAAGAAGCACAGGGCAACCCGTATTCTTTTTTACATATCACCAAACCTGAAATTGATTTGGCTGATGATGTAAATCCTTATGCCGACCAGGTATATCTAAAAGCAAAAGAAAATCTGCTGGCATTTATTCAGCGTGATGTATTGTTTCGTGAAAACAAATCATGTTATTATATCTACCAGCTCATCATGGATGGCCGCAGTCAAACAGGCTTGGTTTGCGGCAGTACGGTTGAAGATTATAACAATGATGTGATCAAGAAACATGAGTTTACCCGTCCTGAAAAAGAGAATGACCGGATCAATCATATCAAGATCAGCGGTGCACAAACAGGCAATGTATTTCTTGCTTACCGTGATGTTGCTGAAATGAATGAACTCATTGCCAAATGGAAAGCTGATAAAAGTCCCATTTGCAATTTTACAGCCGATGATGGTATTCAGCATACGATCTGGATTGTAAATGATACGGCAACGATCAAAACGATTTCAACAATTTTCGAAACACAGGTTCCGCATACTTATATTGCTGACGGGCATCACCGTGCAGCATCGGCAGCAAAAGTGCATGCAGCATTGGGCGAAAAGGCAACAGAAGAAAGCACTTATTTTTTAACAACGCTGTTTCCTGCGAATGAATTAAAAATTCTCGATTACAACCGTTTGGTAAAAGATTTGAACGGCTTAACGCTTGATGAGTTGATTGAAAAACTTTCAGCCGATTTTGATTGCAGGTTGATTGGAAAAGATCCATTTAAACCCGATCAGTTACATGTATTTGGTATGTATGCTGAAGGAAACTGGTATCAACTCACTGCGAAAGAAGGCACTTACAGCAAAGACCCGATTGGTGTATTGGATGTAACCATTCTCGCTAATAATTTATTAGATAAACATCTTGGTATTAAAGATCAGCGTACAGATAAACGCATTGATTTTGTTGGCGGCATCCGTGGATTGGGTGAATTGCAGAAAAGAGTTGACAGCGGTGAAATGAAAATTGCATTCAGTCTTTACCCTGTAACCATGGATCAACTATTTGATATTGCCGACAGCGGTAATGTAATGCCTCCCAAAAGCACCTGGTTTGAGCCTAAATTGAGGGATGGATTGCTTACGCACCTGATTTACCAGGAATCATAA
- a CDS encoding HU family DNA-binding protein, protein MNKAELVAKIADDAGVSKTQANAALDSFIEAVTKTLKGGGKVTLVGFGTFSVTKRAARTGRNPQTGATIKIKAKKVAKFKAGKELAGKL, encoded by the coding sequence ATGAACAAAGCTGAATTAGTTGCAAAGATTGCCGATGATGCCGGCGTGTCAAAAACACAAGCGAATGCTGCATTAGATTCTTTTATTGAAGCTGTTACCAAAACATTGAAAGGTGGCGGTAAAGTTACACTCGTAGGTTTCGGAACATTTTCTGTTACCAAACGTGCTGCCCGTACAGGTCGTAACCCTCAAACAGGTGCAACAATAAAAATTAAAGCTAAAAAAGTTGCTAAGTTTAAAGCTGGTAAAGAATTGGCTGGAAAACTCTAA
- a CDS encoding c-type cytochrome, translating to MFKKILKWTGLILLFLIIGVSIITLLRQNKKYDAPYPAIKASTDSNVIARGKYLVYGPAHCADCHAKQGTEEIVNSGAEVNLPGGRDFVLPIGHVYSRNITPDKETGIGNIPDETIARSLRYGVGHDGRALFDFMPFHDMSDEDLTAVVSYIRTLKPVSNKVPDNKMNMLGKVIKAFMLKPVGPTGTPAKSVKPDSTVEYGRYLAMSVANCNGCHTDRDLMTGAFIGEPFAGGFKMESIIDPENYMCESPNLTPDKETGRIFGWTQEMFRNRIRQGKLIKHSAMAWGPFSRMSDLEIAAIYKFLQTVKPVHKKIEQTFYEKKK from the coding sequence ATGTTTAAAAAAATTCTAAAATGGACTGGGCTTATTCTCCTGTTTCTGATCATTGGTGTTTCTATCATCACACTATTACGCCAAAACAAAAAGTACGACGCTCCCTATCCTGCAATTAAAGCATCAACCGACAGTAATGTAATTGCACGTGGCAAATACCTGGTATACGGTCCTGCACATTGCGCCGATTGCCATGCCAAACAGGGAACAGAAGAAATTGTAAACAGCGGTGCAGAAGTTAATCTGCCCGGAGGAAGGGATTTTGTATTACCAATCGGTCATGTATATTCAAGAAATATTACACCTGATAAAGAAACCGGGATCGGCAATATTCCGGATGAAACCATTGCCCGGTCGCTGCGTTATGGTGTAGGACATGATGGGAGAGCCTTATTCGACTTTATGCCGTTTCATGATATGAGCGATGAAGATCTTACTGCAGTTGTTTCTTACATCCGCACTTTAAAACCTGTCAGTAACAAAGTGCCCGATAATAAAATGAATATGCTGGGCAAAGTTATCAAAGCATTTATGTTGAAACCTGTTGGTCCAACAGGTACACCTGCTAAATCAGTTAAACCTGATTCAACCGTTGAATACGGACGCTACCTTGCAATGAGTGTAGCCAATTGCAACGGTTGCCATACCGATCGGGATCTGATGACAGGCGCATTCATCGGCGAACCATTTGCCGGTGGTTTTAAAATGGAATCTATTATCGATCCGGAAAATTATATGTGCGAAAGCCCCAACCTTACCCCCGATAAAGAAACAGGCCGCATTTTTGGCTGGACCCAGGAAATGTTCCGTAACCGCATCCGCCAGGGAAAACTCATCAAACACAGTGCAATGGCCTGGGGACCCTTCAGCAGAATGAGTGACCTGGAAATAGCCGCTATCTATAAATTTCTGCAAACAGTAAAACCTGTTCATAAAAAAATTGAACAGACGTTTTACGAAAAGAAAAAATAA
- a CDS encoding 30S ribosomal protein THX yields the protein MGRGDKKTAKGKRFKGSFGKSRPANAVKKAAPKKEEKKA from the coding sequence ATGGGTAGAGGTGATAAAAAAACAGCAAAAGGAAAGCGTTTTAAGGGATCATTCGGCAAAAGCCGTCCTGCAAATGCTGTGAAGAAAGCGGCTCCGAAAAAAGAAGAGAAAAAAGCGTAA
- the serC gene encoding 3-phosphoserine/phosphohydroxythreonine transaminase: MMHNFNAGPSILPKEVFQQASEAILNFNNSGLSILEIGHRTPLFEGVMNEARSLVKELMQLDADHEVLFLHGGATTQFMQVPMNLLNEQDVAAYTETGTWAGKAIKEAKLFGHVEIVGSSKDTNYTTMPKNIAVPPTAAYLHITTNETIAGTQWHQLPYDCGVPIVADMSSDILSRTLDFNKFDLIYAGAQKNMGAAGVNLVVINKNITGKVQRIIPTVLDYRNHIKEESMLNTPPVFAVYVAMLTLRWLKGQGGVAAIEKINDQKANLLYSTLEAVPFINLPVAKEDRSKMNVVFTMKDEKLEKEFSQLCKDNGMYGVKGHRSVGGFRISLYNALPLSSVEAVVSLIKDFAQKNG; encoded by the coding sequence ATGATGCACAATTTCAACGCAGGTCCATCCATTTTACCAAAGGAAGTATTTCAGCAGGCAAGTGAGGCCATCCTCAACTTCAATAACAGTGGCTTATCCATTTTAGAGATCGGTCACCGCACGCCTTTATTTGAAGGAGTGATGAATGAAGCAAGAAGCCTGGTAAAAGAACTGATGCAGTTAGATGCTGATCATGAAGTTTTGTTCTTACATGGCGGCGCCACCACACAGTTTATGCAGGTGCCCATGAACCTTTTGAATGAGCAGGATGTGGCAGCATATACTGAAACAGGAACCTGGGCAGGTAAAGCCATTAAGGAAGCAAAGCTGTTTGGTCATGTAGAAATTGTTGGTTCATCAAAAGATACCAACTACACCACCATGCCGAAGAATATTGCTGTACCGCCAACAGCAGCTTATCTGCATATTACTACCAACGAAACCATCGCCGGTACACAATGGCACCAACTGCCTTATGATTGTGGCGTGCCAATTGTTGCCGATATGAGTAGTGATATTTTAAGCCGCACACTTGATTTCAACAAGTTCGATTTGATTTATGCAGGTGCACAAAAAAATATGGGCGCAGCAGGCGTAAACCTGGTTGTGATTAATAAAAATATTACCGGTAAGGTTCAACGCATCATTCCAACGGTTCTTGATTACCGCAATCATATCAAGGAAGAAAGTATGCTCAACACTCCTCCCGTATTTGCCGTTTATGTGGCGATGCTGACGCTTCGCTGGTTAAAGGGGCAGGGTGGGGTTGCTGCTATTGAGAAAATTAATGATCAGAAAGCAAACCTGCTTTATTCAACTCTGGAAGCAGTTCCATTCATCAACTTACCTGTTGCCAAAGAAGACAGAAGCAAGATGAATGTGGTGTTTACCATGAAAGACGAAAAATTAGAGAAAGAATTTTCACAGCTCTGCAAGGATAATGGAATGTATGGGGTAAAAGGGCACAGAAGTGTGGGCGGTTTCCGTATCAGCCTATACAATGCTCTGCCGCTGAGCAGCGTGGAAGCGGTTGTTTCACTGATTAAAGACTTTGCTCAAAAAAATGGTTGA
- a CDS encoding long-chain fatty acid--CoA ligase produces the protein MNPKRLFDCIDLQLEKFHKEDMFAAKEEGGIWHKYSTADVKEIVDKLAAGLVHLGISGHDMTIERRDKIAIISNNRPEWMFLDLAVQKAGAVLVPIYPTLAVAELEFVLNDAEIKLVFVSDQELYDKVQSIRSKTPTVQAVYTFNNLQPALNCREIMSKATAESLAALASIADKVGYEDLVTIIYTSGTTGTPKGVMLSHKNLLSNVLSSSEVFAEFCTPADKALSFLPLNHIFERMVTYIYLFNGVSVYYAQSLDTIGDNLKEVQPAVFTTVPRLLEKVYERIMGRGQELTGLKRKLFFWAVDVAGKYEVGKHQGFLYNTKLGIANKLIFNKWREGLGGKVKAIVTGAAACQVRLLRIFSAGKMPIMEGYGLTETSPVISVNRFNEKNRKFGTVGTVIKGVEVKIAEDGEICCKGDNVMMGYYKRPDLTAEVIDKDGYFHTGDIGIMVDQKFLKITDRKKEIFKTSGGKYVAPQPIENKMKESPFIEQMIVVGPERKFAGALIVPSFENLKEWAKQNKISFGTIHDLVRHPAVLEMYKHVVEEFNQQFNHVEQIKKFELCPTEWTVDGGELTPTLKLKRKVITEKYKDAIERIYD, from the coding sequence ATGAACCCAAAACGATTATTTGATTGCATTGATCTGCAATTGGAAAAATTTCACAAAGAAGATATGTTTGCCGCCAAAGAAGAAGGCGGCATCTGGCACAAGTACAGTACAGCCGATGTAAAAGAAATTGTTGATAAACTGGCAGCTGGCCTGGTTCATCTCGGCATCAGCGGCCATGATATGACTATTGAACGCAGGGATAAAATTGCCATCATCAGCAATAACCGTCCTGAGTGGATGTTTCTTGATCTGGCCGTGCAAAAAGCAGGAGCTGTTCTTGTTCCCATTTATCCAACACTTGCGGTTGCTGAACTGGAATTTGTACTGAATGATGCAGAAATAAAATTAGTGTTTGTGAGCGATCAGGAACTCTACGACAAAGTACAGAGCATCCGCAGTAAAACTCCAACGGTACAGGCAGTGTACACATTCAATAACCTGCAACCTGCATTAAACTGCCGAGAGATCATGAGTAAAGCAACTGCAGAAAGTCTTGCTGCATTAGCATCCATTGCTGATAAAGTAGGTTATGAGGATTTGGTAACAATCATTTACACATCGGGTACAACCGGTACTCCAAAAGGTGTAATGCTGAGTCATAAAAACCTGCTGAGTAATGTACTGTCCAGCAGCGAAGTGTTTGCAGAGTTCTGCACACCTGCAGATAAAGCATTGAGCTTTCTTCCGCTCAATCATATTTTTGAACGGATGGTAACTTATATCTATCTCTTTAATGGGGTATCTGTTTACTACGCACAAAGCCTCGATACAATTGGAGATAATTTGAAAGAAGTGCAGCCTGCTGTTTTTACAACTGTACCAAGATTGCTGGAGAAAGTGTATGAACGCATCATGGGCCGTGGACAGGAGTTAACAGGGTTGAAACGAAAATTATTTTTCTGGGCCGTTGATGTAGCAGGAAAATATGAAGTTGGTAAACATCAGGGCTTTCTATACAACACAAAACTCGGCATTGCCAATAAACTCATCTTTAATAAGTGGCGTGAAGGTTTAGGTGGAAAAGTAAAAGCAATTGTTACCGGTGCAGCTGCCTGCCAGGTAAGGTTATTGAGAATATTTTCTGCAGGGAAAATGCCAATCATGGAAGGTTATGGATTAACAGAAACCTCACCTGTAATTTCTGTAAACCGTTTCAATGAAAAGAACAGGAAGTTTGGAACTGTTGGTACGGTGATTAAAGGTGTGGAAGTAAAAATTGCTGAAGATGGAGAGATCTGCTGCAAAGGTGATAATGTGATGATGGGTTACTACAAACGTCCTGATCTTACTGCTGAAGTAATTGATAAGGACGGTTATTTCCATACAGGTGATATTGGTATTATGGTAGATCAGAAATTTTTAAAGATCACCGACCGTAAGAAAGAAATCTTTAAAACGAGTGGCGGTAAATATGTGGCACCACAGCCCATTGAAAATAAAATGAAGGAAAGCCCTTTCATTGAGCAGATGATTGTTGTTGGTCCCGAAAGGAAATTTGCCGGTGCCTTAATTGTTCCTTCATTCGAAAATTTGAAAGAATGGGCCAAGCAAAACAAGATCAGCTTTGGAACCATTCATGATTTGGTACGTCATCCGGCAGTGCTTGAAATGTACAAACATGTGGTGGAAGAATTTAACCAGCAGTTTAATCATGTGGAGCAGATCAAAAAATTTGAACTCTGTCCAACTGAATGGACAGTTGACGGCGGTGAATTAACACCAACACTTAAACTGAAACGGAAAGTGATCACGGAAAAATATAAAGATGCGATTGAACGCATTTATGATTAA
- a CDS encoding tetratricopeptide repeat protein, which translates to MKKLLFTLSIFFVSIAAMAQEPDAAQLQETGKQFMRGGDWTNAVLVLNKALAKDPGNISIQKDLALTYYYQRDFAKAKETIKPLVEREDADIQVYQIAGNIYKALQEAKDGDKMFKKALKKYPNSGALYAEYGELLWMMNENVSCIEQWELGIKNDPGYPGNYYYASRYYSFTADKVWALVYGEIFVNMESYRSNTAEIKNMLLDGYKKFFVVDPKAKPSKVKNEFTEAFTAVMNQNSAVTNSGITTESLTMLRTRFLLDWNKQYAAKFPFRLFDHQKQLLQEGMFDAYNQWIFEAAGDLAKYQSWTKLNADQYNEFTRFQKSKLFKVPAGQYYRIAN; encoded by the coding sequence ATGAAAAAACTACTATTTACTCTCAGCATTTTCTTTGTTTCCATTGCTGCAATGGCACAGGAACCTGATGCTGCGCAATTGCAGGAAACCGGTAAACAATTTATGCGTGGTGGCGACTGGACCAATGCTGTACTGGTGTTGAATAAAGCACTGGCAAAAGATCCCGGAAATATATCCATTCAAAAAGATCTTGCACTCACTTATTATTATCAACGGGATTTTGCAAAAGCAAAAGAAACCATCAAGCCGTTAGTTGAACGTGAAGATGCAGATATACAGGTGTACCAGATTGCCGGTAATATTTACAAAGCCTTACAGGAAGCAAAGGATGGAGATAAGATGTTTAAGAAGGCATTGAAAAAATATCCCAACAGCGGAGCATTGTATGCAGAGTATGGTGAACTGCTGTGGATGATGAATGAAAATGTAAGTTGTATTGAACAGTGGGAACTGGGAATTAAAAATGATCCGGGTTATCCAGGTAACTATTATTATGCTTCCCGTTATTATTCTTTTACTGCCGATAAAGTTTGGGCGTTGGTATACGGTGAAATTTTTGTGAACATGGAAAGTTACCGCAGCAATACAGCAGAGATTAAGAACATGCTGCTCGATGGCTATAAAAAATTCTTTGTTGTTGATCCCAAAGCAAAGCCATCCAAAGTAAAGAATGAATTTACCGAAGCATTTACAGCAGTAATGAATCAGAATAGTGCTGTGACCAACAGTGGCATTACTACTGAATCATTAACGATGCTGCGTACAAGATTTTTGTTAGACTGGAACAAACAATATGCAGCTAAATTTCCTTTCCGTTTATTCGATCATCAGAAACAGTTGCTGCAGGAAGGAATGTTTGATGCTTACAATCAATGGATCTTTGAAGCGGCAGGTGATTTGGCAAAATATCAAAGCTGGACAAAGCTGAATGCCGATCAGTATAACGAGTTCACCCGTTTTCAGAAATCGAAATTATTTAAAGTGCCTGCGGGCCAGTATTACAGAATTGCGAATTAA
- a CDS encoding fasciclin domain-containing protein, which translates to MKKVKMMALAIAAIVCANTISAQTMAPKKMNEKTVEVGGAAMYPSKNIVENAVNSKDHTTLVAAVKAAGLVETLMSAGPFTVFAPTNAAFEKLPAGTVETLLKPENKNTLTAILTYHVVAGKWDSKEIARLIKEGNGKAEVATVQGGKLWLWMKGNKLMIKDEKGGMSTVTIKDVYQSNGVIHVVDAVVLPK; encoded by the coding sequence ATGAAAAAAGTAAAAATGATGGCACTGGCCATCGCAGCAATCGTATGTGCCAACACAATCAGCGCACAAACAATGGCTCCTAAAAAGATGAACGAAAAAACAGTGGAAGTGGGCGGTGCAGCAATGTATCCTTCTAAAAACATTGTTGAAAATGCCGTGAACTCAAAAGATCATACCACATTGGTTGCTGCTGTAAAAGCGGCAGGTCTTGTTGAAACATTAATGAGCGCTGGTCCGTTTACTGTATTTGCTCCTACCAATGCAGCATTTGAAAAATTACCTGCCGGCACCGTTGAAACATTACTGAAACCTGAAAACAAAAACACACTTACTGCTATACTTACTTATCATGTAGTAGCAGGGAAATGGGATTCAAAAGAAATTGCACGCCTGATTAAAGAAGGAAACGGAAAGGCAGAAGTGGCAACTGTGCAGGGTGGAAAATTATGGCTCTGGATGAAAGGAAATAAACTGATGATCAAAGACGAAAAAGGTGGCATGAGCACTGTAACCATCAAAGATGTATATCAAAGCAATGGGGTTATTCATGTTGTTGATGCCGTTGTATTACCTAAGTAA
- a CDS encoding DUF4286 family protein — protein sequence MQEEHMPEVIATGCFTHYQLLRILETDEEEGPTYAAQYFAENKLLQELYIDQFAPELREKVFDRWANHVLSFRSVMQVIN from the coding sequence ATGCAGGAAGAACATATGCCTGAAGTAATTGCAACAGGTTGTTTTACTCATTACCAACTTTTGCGGATACTGGAAACAGATGAAGAAGAAGGCCCAACTTATGCAGCACAATATTTTGCAGAAAATAAACTGCTCCAGGAATTATATATTGATCAATTTGCTCCCGAACTCAGAGAAAAAGTATTTGACAGGTGGGCAAACCACGTACTTTCCTTCCGGAGTGTTATGCAAGTTATTAACTGA
- a CDS encoding type II toxin-antitoxin system RelE/ParE family toxin, with product MAFQIIFQNEALIDVQEAYQWYEDQLPDLGEDFLNELNEILEKLKQNPQYFGYAFDDFRDARLKRFPYLVVFTISSRFVYINSVKHTKRKPGK from the coding sequence TTGGCTTTTCAAATCATTTTTCAGAACGAAGCATTGATTGATGTTCAGGAAGCTTATCAATGGTATGAAGATCAATTGCCGGATCTGGGAGAAGATTTTCTAAACGAACTGAATGAAATTCTTGAAAAGCTGAAACAGAATCCGCAATATTTTGGATATGCCTTTGATGATTTCAGGGATGCTCGCCTGAAACGGTTTCCTTACTTAGTTGTGTTTACAATTTCCAGCCGGTTTGTTTATATCAACTCAGTGAAACATACAAAACGGAAACCCGGGAAATAA
- a CDS encoding UMP kinase codes for MLPKFKRILLKLSGESLMGDKNFGMDSKVITQYAKDIKSIIELGVQVAIVIGGGNIYRGMNEAETGIERAHGDYMGMLATVINGMALQAGLEKAGVYTRLQSAIKMEQIAEPYIRRRAIRHLEKGRVVIFGAGTGNPYFTTDTAGSLRAIEINADVILKGTRVDGVYTADPEKDPTATKYETITFQECLGKNLRVMDMTAFTLCMENNLPIIVFDMNRPNNLKRVVTGEKVGTLVTG; via the coding sequence ATGCTTCCAAAATTTAAACGCATCCTCCTCAAGCTTTCCGGCGAATCATTAATGGGCGATAAGAACTTCGGGATGGATTCCAAAGTAATTACACAATACGCCAAAGACATCAAAAGCATTATTGAACTGGGCGTACAGGTAGCCATTGTAATTGGCGGCGGTAATATTTACCGTGGTATGAACGAAGCAGAAACAGGCATTGAACGGGCACATGGTGATTATATGGGTATGCTGGCAACAGTGATCAATGGAATGGCTTTACAGGCCGGTTTGGAAAAAGCAGGTGTGTACACCCGTTTGCAGAGTGCCATCAAAATGGAACAGATAGCTGAACCTTATATCCGCCGCCGTGCCATTCGTCATTTGGAAAAAGGCCGTGTCGTGATCTTTGGTGCAGGTACAGGTAATCCTTATTTCACAACAGATACAGCAGGATCATTAAGAGCCATTGAAATCAATGCCGATGTAATTCTGAAAGGAACGAGGGTTGATGGAGTTTATACTGCTGACCCTGAAAAAGATCCAACAGCTACAAAATATGAAACCATTACTTTCCAGGAATGCCTTGGAAAAAATCTGCGGGTAATGGATATGACGGCGTTTACACTTTGCATGGAAAATAATCTTCCCATCATTGTTTTTGATATGAACAGACCCAATAACCTGAAACGTGTAGTAACTGGCGAAAAGGTTGGAACACTCGTTACCGGTTAA